From the Lolium rigidum isolate FL_2022 chromosome 2, APGP_CSIRO_Lrig_0.1, whole genome shotgun sequence genome, one window contains:
- the LOC124689716 gene encoding chaperone protein ClpB1-like, with protein sequence MSAQWQKPMVYDWESASWKGCDSAQVGSSLSSVLSELWGAEPQVHLVPVPSSAQIPSASSGSGSVWSGLWLSITVGLVSLSAGMCYAAWENYHRSACLRTYGRDMTASARRMDPVIGRDDEIDRVVCILCRRTKNCAALVGAAGVGKTAIAEGLAQRIAAGTVPAALAGARVVEVDLGAMVAGTVLRGMFEKRMKSVIKAAEEAHGKVILFFDEMHTLLDAGSSRVSDSGNMLKPALARGRIRCVGATTYDEYRKYIEKDPALERRFQKVHVEEPSEQATVAILQGLRPRYQQHHGSEIQDEALVAAAHLAARYVTDRQFPDKAIDLIDEACSTKKLQQAACEPEKKSTIDPDDVARVVSRWTGIPVTALDQDEKHKLIHLADRLHERVVGQNEAVNLVAQALLRSRVGLRQSGKPIGSFLFLGSTGVGKTELAKALAEQLFGSEKMLVRFDMSEYVGAGSALRLIGAPPSYIGHEDGGQLTEKVRRRPYSVILFDEVEKADPSVFDIFLQLLDDGILTDGKGRTVDFKNTVIIMTSNLGAEHLTGMADENTVKTARGLLMKQVQKFFKPEFLNRLSELVIFQPLLINNLRQIVKIQMNSVVAIAVEKGISVLTSEAALGVILSESYNPMYGARPIRRWIEKNVMTMLCEMLVKEEAMEGSTILIDATDNKKSLKYEVSRQEASRR encoded by the exons ATGTCGGCGCAATGGCAGAAGCCGATGGTCTACGACTGGGAGTCGGCGTCATGGAAGGGCTGCGATTCAGCACAGGTGGGGAGCTCCCTCTCCTCCGTGCTATCGGAACTATGGGGTGCAGAACCACAAGTACACCTCGTCCCCGTGCCGAGCTCTGCACAAATCCCTAGCGCTAGCAGCGGCAGTGGCAGCGTTTGGTCTGGGCTATGGCTTAGCATTACCGTCGGCCTTGTGTCGCTGTCGGCAGGTATGTGTTATGCGGCGTGGGAGAACTACCACCGTAGCGCGTGCCTGCGCACCTACGGCCGGGACATGACGGCCTCGGCCCGCCGGATGGATCCGGTGATCGGCCGCGACGACGAGATCGACCGCGTCGTCTGCATCCTCTGCCGCCGGACCAAGAACTGCGCCGCGCTCGTCGGCGCCGCTGGGGTCGGCAAGACCGCCATCGCCGAGGGCCTCGCCCAGCGCATCGCCGCTGGGACCGTGCCCGCGGCGCTCGCCGGTGCACGCGTGGTGGAGGTCGACCTCGGGGCGATGGTGGCCGGGACCGTGTTGCGCGGCATGTTCGAGAAACGTATGAAGAGCGTGatcaaggcggcggaggaggcccacggcAAGGTGATCCTGTTCTTCGACGAGATGCACACGCTCCTCGACGCCGGGAGCTCGCGCGTCTCGGACAGCGGCAACATGCTCAAGCCGGCGCTGGCCCGTGGCCGCATCCGCTGCGTCGGCGCTACCACCTACGACGAGTACCGGAAGTACATCGAGAAGGACCCGGCGCTCGAGCGGCGGTTCCAGAAGGTGCACGTCGAGGAGCCCAGCGAGCAGGCCACCGTTGCAATCCTGCAGGGGCTAAGGCCGCGGTACCAACAGCACCATGGCTCGGAGATTCAGGACGAagctctcgtcgccgccgcccacctcgctGCCCGCTACGTCACCGACCGTCAGTTCCCCGACAAGGCAATCGATCTGATCGACGAGGCGTGTTCCACCAAAAAGCTCCAGCAAGCCGCCTGCGAACCAGAGAAGAAATCAACTATTGATCCGGATGATGTTGCACGT GTTGTCAGTCGATGGACCGGGATCCCTGTCACTGCACTTGATCAAGACGAGAAGCATAAGTTGATCCACCTAGCGGACAGATTGCATGAACGAGTTGTTGGTCAAAATGAAGCGGTGAATTTGGTTGCGCAAGCGTTGCTACGTTCCAGGGTCGGCCTTCGTCAATCTGGCAAACCGATAGGCTCTTTCCTCTTTTTAGGCTCGACCGGTGTGGGAAAGACCGAGCTTGCAAAAGCTTTGGCTGAGCAATTGTTTGGGAGTGAGAAGATGTTGGTTCGTTTCGATATGTCTGAATATGTTGGGGCCGGATCTGCGTTACGTCTCATTGGAGCACCTCCAAG CTATATCGGCCATGAAGATGGTGGTCAGCTGACCGAGAAAGTGAGGAGACGCCCGTACAGTGTTATTCTTTTCGATGAGGTTGAGAAGGCAGACCCATCGGTATTCGACATTTTTCTGCAACTCCTCGATGATGGCATATTAACAGATGGCAAAGGACGGACGGTAGATTTTAAAAACACCGTCATCATCATGACCTCAAATCTAGGAGCAGAACACCTAACAGGAATGGCTGACGAAAACACGGTGAAAACTGCACGGGGTCTTCTCATGAAGCAG GTTCAAAAGTTCTTCAAGCCGGAGTTTCTGAACAGACTAAGCGAGCTTGTGATATTTCAGCCTCTTTTAATCAATAACCTAAGGCAAATTGTGAAAATACAGATGAATAGCGTCGTTGCCATAGCAGTTGAAAAGGGTATTTCTGTATTAACAAGTGAAGCAGCATTGGGCGTTATTCTGTCAGAATCATACAACCCT ATGTACGGTGCAAGGCCCATAAGAAGGTGGATCGAGAAGAATGTAATGACAATGCTGTGTGAAATGCTGGTCAAAGAAGAAGCGATGGAAGGCTCGACAATCTTAATTGATGCTACGGACAATAAGAAGAGTCTGAAATATGAAGTGTCAAGGCAAGAGGCCAGCCGCCGGTGA